Within the [Enterobacter] lignolyticus SCF1 genome, the region ATCGACACCGCTACCGCATCCGGCAGCTTCGCCAGCCAGCGGCGGCCCACTTCGTCATCGGCGTTGATAATCGCCTGGCCGCAGTGGTGGGTGGAGTAAAGCAGCCATTTCGCCGCTTCGTAGTGTTCCATATCGCCGTGGTAATCGAGATGGTCACGGCTTAAGTTGGTGAAAACAGAGGCGGCAAACTGCAGCGCTGCCACGCGATGCTGCACCAGACCATGGGAAGAAACCTCCATGGCGGCCAACGTTGCCCCCTGCCCTGCCAGCCCGGACAGCACGTGCTGCACGTCGACGGCCGAACCGGTGGTGTTTTCAGTCGGGATAACTTTGCCCAGCAGGCCGTTGCCGACGGTGCCCATCACGGCGCTGGTTTCGCCCAGCAGCTGCGCCCATTGCGCCAGCAGCTGGGTGGTCGTGGTTTTGCCGTTCGTCCCGGTCACGCCGACCAGACGCAGGCGCCCGGATGGCTGGTGATAAAAGCGGCCGGCCAGCGCCGACAGACGCTCATTCAGTTGGCTGAGATAGATAACCGGTACGCCGTGCATTTCACGGATTTCGCCATCGGTCGCCTCGTCTTTTGCCTCAGCAATAATGGCAGCAACACCTTGCGCTATCGCCTGCGGGATATATCGACGCCCGTCCGCCTGATGACCTAAAACAGCCACAAAGAGATCGCCCGATGCCGCCACGCGGCTATCGAGTGTCATCTCTCGCAGCGCCCGCTCGGGTGCATTCGGCACCCAAGGAGCAAGAAGGTCGCGCAAATTACGATCTGCCACCGGTTCCCTCGCCTTGATTAATTACATATTCACTTTTTTCGCCCGTCGCCAGCGCATCCGGCTCGATGTTCATGGTGCGCAGAACGCCGCCCATGATGGCACCGAACACCGGCGCGGAAACGGCACCGCCGTAGTATTTACCCGCCTGCGGGTCGTTAATCACCACCACCAGCGCAAAGCGCGGCTGGCTGGCGGGTGCGACACCCGCGGTGTAAGCAATATATTTGTTGATATAGCGGCCATCCGGCCCCACTTTTTTCGCCGTACCGGTTTTAATCGCGATACGGTAGCCTTTAATCGCCGCCTTCACGCCGCCGCCGCCTGGCAGCGCCACGCTTTCCATCATATGAACGACGGTACGTACGATAGGCTCAGGGAAGATACGCTCGCCCGGAACGGGGGGATCAACTTTGGTGATCGACAGCGGGCGGTAGACGCCATAGCTGCCGATCGTCGCGTAGACTCGCGCTAACTGTAACGGAGTTACCATTAGCCCGTAGCCGAAAGAGAAGGTGGCCCTCTCTATGTCAGACCACCGTTGTTTTTGAGGATATAAGCCACTGCGTTCTCCGACCAACCCCAAATTGGTCGCTTTTCCCAGTCCAAAACGAGAGTAAGTATCTACTAACGCTGAGGAGGGCATCGCTAACGCCAGCTTGGAAACGCCAACGTTACTCGACTTCTGAAGTACCCCGGTCAGGGTCAATTCGCTATAACGCGCCACGTCTTTGATTTCGTGGCCGTTAATTCGGTAAGGAATGGTGTTCAGTACGGTATTTTCGTTCACGATCCCGCGCTGCAGCGCGGTCATCACCACCATCGGTTTTACCGTCGAGCCCGGCTCGAAAACGTCGGTGATGGCGCGGTTACGCATCGCATCTTTTGCGGTGCCGGTGAAGTTATTCG harbors:
- the murE gene encoding UDP-N-acetylmuramoyl-L-alanyl-D-glutamate--2,6-diaminopimelate ligase; translation: MADRNLRDLLAPWVPNAPERALREMTLDSRVAASGDLFVAVLGHQADGRRYIPQAIAQGVAAIIAEAKDEATDGEIREMHGVPVIYLSQLNERLSALAGRFYHQPSGRLRLVGVTGTNGKTTTTQLLAQWAQLLGETSAVMGTVGNGLLGKVIPTENTTGSAVDVQHVLSGLAGQGATLAAMEVSSHGLVQHRVAALQFAASVFTNLSRDHLDYHGDMEHYEAAKWLLYSTHHCGQAIINADDEVGRRWLAKLPDAVAVSMEDHINPNCHGRWLKATAVNYHDSGATIQFASSWGNGEIDSRLMGAFNVSNLLLALATLLALGYPLAGLLSTAARLQPVCGRMEVFAAPGKPTVVVDYAHTPDALEKALQAARLHCAGKLWCVFGCGGDRDKGKRPLMGAIAEEFADVVVVTDDNPRTEEPRAIITDILAGMLDAGHAKVMEGRAEAVTNAIMQAKENDVVLVAGKGHEDYQIVGNRRLDYSDRVTAARLLGVVA
- the ftsI gene encoding peptidoglycan glycosyltransferase FtsI — its product is MKAAAKTQKPKRQEEQANFISWRFALLCGCILLALTFLLGRVAWLQIISPDMLVRQGDMRSLRVQEVSTSRGMITDRSGRPLAVSVPVKAIWADPKELHDAGGISLDNRWKALSDALNMPLDQLASRINANPKGRFIYLARQVNPDMADYIKKLKLPGIYLREESRRYYPSGEVTAHLIGFTNVDSQGIEGVEKSFDKWLTGQPGERIVRKDRYGRVIEDISSTDSQAAHNLALSIDERLQALVYRELNNAVAFNKAESGSAVLVDVSTGEVLAMANSPSYNPNNFTGTAKDAMRNRAITDVFEPGSTVKPMVVMTALQRGIVNENTVLNTIPYRINGHEIKDVARYSELTLTGVLQKSSNVGVSKLALAMPSSALVDTYSRFGLGKATNLGLVGERSGLYPQKQRWSDIERATFSFGYGLMVTPLQLARVYATIGSYGVYRPLSITKVDPPVPGERIFPEPIVRTVVHMMESVALPGGGGVKAAIKGYRIAIKTGTAKKVGPDGRYINKYIAYTAGVAPASQPRFALVVVINDPQAGKYYGGAVSAPVFGAIMGGVLRTMNIEPDALATGEKSEYVINQGEGTGGRS